The proteins below are encoded in one region of Pseudonocardia sp. DSM 110487:
- a CDS encoding FAD-binding oxidoreductase, whose protein sequence is MTNFDTVVVGGGIAGASIAYELAATRSVLLVETETALARHSTARSAATYVPGHGSAPLRALVAASGPRFARLEAELDAPPLLTPRALLHVAFDADGAAELAADLAEQAGEPGCPVAIDPAEAQRLCPALRPGAVRAAAVVEGAADIDAEALHQAFIRGLLRRGGKVRTGAPVTGVRRSGSGWEVQAGPDGNVIGAAEVVDAAGAWADAVAVRAGVPHIGLTPYRRTIALVRVPDPARLRAPDGARLPMVIETPERFYFKQEGDGLLVSPADETPVEPHDVRPDELDVAIALERVEEVTGLGLRSVRTAWAGLRSFVPDRLPVIGAWPEHPGFWFCAGQGGSGIETAPALAAFAAAVVTGGPLPADVPLDRAAFSPTRL, encoded by the coding sequence GTGACGAACTTCGACACCGTCGTGGTCGGGGGTGGTATCGCGGGCGCCTCGATCGCCTACGAGCTCGCCGCCACCCGCTCGGTTCTGCTGGTGGAGACCGAGACCGCGCTCGCCCGGCACTCGACGGCCCGCTCCGCCGCAACCTATGTCCCCGGCCATGGCTCGGCGCCGCTGCGCGCGCTGGTCGCGGCGAGCGGTCCGCGGTTCGCGCGGCTCGAGGCGGAGTTGGATGCGCCGCCGCTGCTCACGCCCCGCGCGCTGCTGCACGTCGCGTTCGATGCCGACGGTGCCGCGGAGCTGGCCGCCGACCTGGCCGAGCAGGCGGGTGAGCCGGGGTGCCCCGTCGCGATCGACCCGGCAGAGGCGCAGCGCTTGTGTCCGGCGCTGCGGCCGGGCGCTGTGCGTGCCGCCGCCGTCGTGGAGGGCGCGGCCGACATCGATGCCGAGGCGCTGCACCAGGCCTTCATCCGAGGGCTCCTCCGCCGCGGTGGGAAGGTCCGGACGGGTGCCCCGGTCACCGGCGTGCGGAGAAGCGGTTCCGGGTGGGAGGTGCAGGCCGGTCCGGATGGGAACGTGATCGGTGCGGCCGAGGTCGTGGACGCCGCCGGCGCGTGGGCGGACGCCGTCGCGGTGCGGGCGGGGGTCCCGCACATCGGGCTCACGCCGTACCGGCGCACGATCGCGCTGGTCCGGGTGCCGGACCCGGCCCGGCTCCGCGCGCCGGACGGGGCGAGGCTGCCGATGGTCATCGAGACGCCCGAGCGCTTCTACTTCAAGCAGGAGGGCGACGGGCTCCTGGTCAGCCCCGCCGACGAGACGCCGGTCGAGCCGCACGACGTGCGTCCCGACGAGCTGGACGTCGCGATAGCCCTGGAGCGGGTCGAGGAGGTCACCGGGCTCGGCCTGCGCTCGGTGCGCACGGCGTGGGCGGGGCTTCGGTCGTTCGTGCCCGACCGGCTTCCGGTGATCGGGGCGTGGCCCGAGCACCCCGGGTTCTGGTTCTGCGCAGGCCAGGGCGGATCGGGGATCGAGACGGCGCCTGCGCTCGCGGCGTTCGCCGCGGCGGTGGTGACGGGCGGTCCGTTGCCCGCCGACGTCCCGCTCGACCGCGCGGCGTTCAGCCCCACGCGGCTGTAG
- a CDS encoding SDR family NAD(P)-dependent oxidoreductase codes for MGKLDGKVAVITGGSTGLALAGAKLFVEEGAHVFIQARRQEALDDAVKLIGRNVTAVQGDAAELDDLDRLYDTVKREKGSIDVLWASAGMGEPAVLGEITEEQFHRAFSLNARGTLFTVQKALPLINDNGSILMTGSNASLGAFPGWSLYAGSKAVQQAWARVWLNELRDRKIRVNVLTPGQVATAKQEEVFDEATMAAFESLIPRGKMGRPEEIATIALFLASDDSSYVNGMELVADGGVTAI; via the coding sequence GTGGGAAAGCTCGATGGCAAGGTCGCGGTGATCACCGGCGGATCCACCGGATTGGCACTGGCCGGCGCCAAGCTGTTCGTCGAGGAAGGCGCGCACGTCTTCATCCAGGCCCGGCGGCAGGAAGCGCTGGACGACGCCGTCAAGCTGATCGGCCGCAACGTCACCGCCGTCCAGGGTGACGCGGCCGAACTGGACGACCTGGACCGCTTGTACGACACCGTCAAGCGGGAGAAGGGTTCGATCGACGTGCTGTGGGCCAGCGCCGGGATGGGCGAACCCGCCGTCCTCGGCGAGATCACCGAGGAACAGTTCCACCGCGCCTTCTCGCTGAACGCGCGCGGCACCCTGTTCACCGTGCAGAAGGCACTGCCGCTGATCAACGACAACGGCTCGATCTTGATGACCGGATCCAACGCCTCCCTCGGCGCCTTCCCCGGCTGGAGCCTCTACGCGGGGAGCAAGGCCGTCCAGCAGGCCTGGGCCCGCGTCTGGCTCAACGAACTGCGCGACCGCAAGATCCGGGTCAACGTCCTGACCCCCGGCCAGGTCGCCACCGCCAAGCAGGAAGAAGTGTTCGACGAGGCAACCATGGCCGCATTCGAGTCTCTCATCCCCCGCGGAAAGATGGGCCGCCCCGAAGAAATCGCGACCATCGCCCTGTTCCTCGCCTCCGACGACTCCAGCTACGTCAACGGCATGGAACTGGTCGCCGACGGCGGCGTCACCGCCATCTGA
- a CDS encoding GlxA family transcriptional regulator — MLSTVAALVIPPVTPFEFGTICEVFGIDRSADGVPPFELRVCGEVAGQPIRTSVGVDMVPSHGLDGLRGADLIAVSATRAREFSDEVLDAVRAAAAAGSTLLSVCSGAFVLGAAGLLDDRPCTTHWDNADELRERYPRAKVDPDVLFVDDGNLITSAGTAAGIDACLHLVRRELGSAVVNVIARRMVVPPQRDGGQRQFVEMPVPVCRSEGLAPVLDWVLEHLDVEHSVSDLARRARMSDRSFARRFVAETGTTPHKWITLQRVLRAQRLLEDTDMGIDEVAERSGFGSGALLRHHFRKVVGVSPADFRRTFAARSAVAGH; from the coding sequence ATGCTGTCCACCGTCGCCGCGCTCGTGATCCCTCCGGTCACCCCGTTCGAGTTCGGCACGATCTGCGAGGTCTTCGGCATCGACCGCTCCGCGGACGGGGTGCCGCCCTTCGAGCTGCGGGTGTGCGGCGAGGTGGCGGGTCAACCCATTCGCACGTCGGTCGGCGTCGACATGGTGCCGTCCCACGGTCTCGACGGGTTGCGTGGCGCCGACCTCATTGCGGTGTCGGCCACGCGGGCACGGGAGTTCTCCGACGAGGTGCTCGACGCGGTGCGCGCGGCCGCGGCGGCGGGCAGCACCCTGCTCAGCGTGTGCTCGGGTGCGTTCGTGCTCGGCGCGGCGGGCCTGCTCGACGACCGGCCGTGCACCACGCACTGGGACAACGCCGACGAGCTGCGCGAGCGCTACCCGCGCGCCAAGGTCGACCCGGACGTGCTGTTCGTCGACGACGGCAACCTGATCACGAGCGCGGGCACGGCCGCAGGCATCGACGCGTGCCTGCACCTTGTGCGCCGTGAACTGGGCAGCGCGGTGGTCAACGTCATCGCCCGGCGGATGGTCGTGCCGCCGCAGCGCGACGGCGGGCAGCGGCAGTTCGTCGAGATGCCGGTGCCGGTGTGCCGGTCCGAGGGGCTGGCGCCGGTGCTGGACTGGGTGCTGGAGCACCTGGACGTCGAGCACTCGGTGTCCGACCTCGCGCGCCGGGCGCGGATGTCCGACCGCAGCTTCGCCCGCCGGTTCGTCGCCGAGACCGGCACCACGCCGCACAAGTGGATCACCCTGCAGCGGGTGCTGCGGGCACAGCGGCTGCTGGAGGACACCGACATGGGCATCGACGAGGTGGCCGAGCGCAGTGGATTCGGCAGTGGAGCGCTGCTGCGCCACCACTTCCGCAAGGTGGTGGGTGTGTCCCCGGCCGACTTCCGTCGCACGTTCGCCGCCCGCTCGGCGGTCGCCGGGCATTAG
- a CDS encoding winged helix DNA-binding domain-containing protein, with protein MVERVLSARELNRAVLARQLLLERAELSPQQAVEQVAGLQTQYAPSGYVGLWSRLAGFRRHTLTEALLAGRVVQAWVMRCTIHMVSPADYWPFTEAVRQARREWWRRAHRIEVDMPAIAATVRSHLADGPMKQAEIQKRLTAAGHPRAVWPGVQLWVDLVRVPPAGTWGTPRAHVYGLAEHTVAAPEPAVTGERATELLVASYLRGFGPASAADIASFCGWSITATRAVLARMQLCRYRAETGGELVDVPEAPLPPADTPAPVRFLGQWDANLLVHARRAQILPEEHRPRVFARNIPQSVPTFLVDGQVAGTWRYTDGEVRCEPFQPLKPDVAGDVEVEAARLAAFHVE; from the coding sequence ATGGTCGAACGCGTGCTCTCCGCTCGGGAGCTCAACCGAGCCGTGCTGGCCCGGCAGCTGCTCCTGGAGCGCGCCGAGCTGAGCCCGCAGCAGGCCGTCGAGCAGGTGGCCGGGTTGCAGACGCAGTACGCGCCGTCGGGCTACGTCGGGCTGTGGTCGCGGCTGGCGGGCTTCCGCCGCCACACGCTCACCGAGGCGCTGCTCGCAGGCCGTGTCGTGCAGGCATGGGTGATGCGCTGCACGATCCACATGGTCTCGCCCGCCGACTACTGGCCCTTCACGGAGGCGGTACGGCAGGCGCGGCGGGAATGGTGGCGGCGCGCCCACCGGATCGAGGTCGACATGCCGGCAATCGCGGCCACCGTCCGTTCCCACCTCGCCGACGGCCCGATGAAGCAGGCCGAGATCCAGAAGCGGCTGACCGCCGCCGGGCACCCGCGGGCGGTCTGGCCAGGTGTTCAGCTGTGGGTCGATCTGGTGCGCGTTCCCCCGGCCGGCACGTGGGGCACCCCCCGGGCCCACGTCTACGGCCTGGCCGAGCACACCGTGGCCGCGCCTGAGCCCGCGGTCACCGGGGAGCGCGCCACGGAGCTCCTCGTCGCCAGTTATCTGCGCGGATTCGGGCCTGCCTCGGCCGCCGACATCGCCTCGTTCTGCGGGTGGAGCATCACCGCCACGCGGGCCGTGCTCGCCCGGATGCAGCTGTGCCGCTACCGCGCCGAGACGGGCGGCGAGCTGGTGGACGTGCCGGAGGCGCCGTTGCCGCCCGCCGACACGCCAGCTCCCGTGCGGTTCCTCGGGCAGTGGGACGCCAACCTGCTGGTGCACGCCCGGCGCGCGCAGATCCTGCCCGAGGAGCACCGGCCGCGGGTGTTCGCGCGGAACATCCCGCAGTCGGTGCCAACGTTCCTCGTCGACGGCCAGGTCGCGGGCACATGGCGCTACACCGACGGCGAGGTGCGGTGCGAGCCCTTCCAGCCGCTGAAACCAGACGTGGCAGGGGACGTGGAGGTCGAAGCCGCTCGCCTCGCCGCGTTCCACGTGGAGTGA
- a CDS encoding TetR/AcrR family transcriptional regulator has translation MTELAKGPLGRRRGRGARERILSASQQLFRDQGVNRTGMDQLCAAAQVSKRTAYQHFTSKDELVAEYLRRFDPDVMPGVFDRTDRTPRERLLAAFEMPASTPLCPYIAAAVELHDPQHPASQYARDYKTAIAARLTETAREAGATNPEQLGEQLALLIDGASARTRVLNSDSFPTAAAIAAVLIDNAIPASSPRQPSDDRGTTGPAPVPVGGR, from the coding sequence ATGACGGAGTTGGCGAAGGGCCCCCTGGGCCGGCGCCGCGGCAGGGGCGCACGCGAGCGCATCCTCAGCGCGTCACAGCAGCTGTTCCGCGATCAGGGCGTCAACCGCACCGGCATGGACCAACTCTGCGCCGCGGCCCAGGTGTCCAAGCGCACGGCCTACCAGCACTTCACCAGCAAGGACGAACTCGTCGCCGAATACCTGCGCCGATTCGATCCCGACGTCATGCCCGGGGTGTTCGACCGCACCGACCGCACTCCCCGCGAACGACTCCTCGCCGCCTTCGAGATGCCCGCGTCCACGCCCCTGTGCCCCTACATCGCGGCGGCCGTCGAACTCCACGACCCCCAACACCCCGCATCCCAGTACGCACGCGACTACAAGACCGCCATCGCCGCGCGGCTGACCGAAACCGCCCGCGAAGCCGGCGCCACCAACCCCGAACAACTCGGCGAACAACTGGCGCTGCTCATCGACGGCGCCTCGGCCCGCACCCGAGTCCTCAACAGCGATTCCTTCCCCACCGCCGCCGCCATCGCCGCCGTCCTCATCGACAACGCCATCCCCGCGTCATCCCCTCGGCAGCCCAGCGATGACCGCGGAACTACCGGGCCTGCTCCCGTTCCGGTGGGAGGCCGATGA
- a CDS encoding enoyl-CoA hydratase-related protein: MTEEVGTDGARDAVLAHRDADGVLTLTFNRPERRNGWADDMYEAYYGRLTEAAADETVRAVVVTGAGSTFCPGADISRLGGLGEEDARLPHYPVDVPRRFPKPLIAAINGACAGVGLVQALFCHVRFAADTARFSTAFARRGLVAEYGIAWTLTRLVGSERALDLLLSARTFDAGEARELGLVSRVVPRAEVLDAAHAYARDLALHCSPRAMAVIARQVLEAQDSTFDEALQASYRHVDRFIGSADLREGVASYLERRAPRFAPLGPFPD, from the coding sequence GTGACCGAGGAGGTGGGCACCGACGGCGCGCGGGACGCCGTGCTCGCCCACCGCGACGCTGACGGCGTTCTCACCCTCACCTTCAACCGCCCGGAGCGGCGCAACGGCTGGGCCGACGACATGTACGAGGCCTACTACGGGCGGCTCACCGAGGCGGCGGCCGACGAGACGGTGCGCGCGGTGGTGGTCACCGGCGCGGGCAGCACGTTCTGCCCCGGCGCCGACATCTCCCGCCTCGGCGGGCTGGGTGAGGAGGACGCCCGGCTGCCGCACTACCCGGTCGACGTCCCCCGCCGGTTCCCGAAGCCGCTGATCGCCGCGATCAACGGGGCCTGCGCGGGTGTCGGGCTCGTGCAGGCGCTGTTCTGCCACGTCCGGTTCGCCGCCGACACGGCGCGGTTCTCCACCGCGTTCGCCCGCCGCGGACTCGTCGCCGAGTACGGGATCGCGTGGACGCTCACCCGCCTCGTCGGGTCGGAACGCGCGCTCGACCTCCTGCTCTCGGCCCGTACGTTCGACGCAGGGGAGGCGCGTGAGCTGGGTCTGGTGAGCCGCGTCGTCCCGCGGGCCGAGGTGCTCGATGCGGCGCATGCCTACGCGCGCGACCTCGCGCTGCACTGCAGCCCACGTGCCATGGCCGTGATCGCGAGGCAGGTCCTCGAGGCGCAGGACTCCACGTTCGACGAAGCGCTGCAGGCCTCCTACCGGCACGTCGACCGCTTCATCGGGTCGGCGGACCTGCGAGAGGGGGTGGCTTCCTACCTCGAGCGGCGCGCACCCCGATTCGCACCGCTCGGTCCGTTCCCGGACTGA
- a CDS encoding FAD-dependent oxidoreductase, whose product MQQRQARVAVIGAGPSGLYAAAALLAADMPVGIEVLDRLPAPYGLVRYGVAPDHVKMKNVIRVLQKPFDPAQIEFLGGVHVGDGGVPLEVLRRHFHAIVHATGSSVDRALGIPGEELAGSLGSGAFVSWYCGHPDHTKLQPLLDHPGAVVVGAGNVALDVARVLAKTADEMAETDVPDPVLDVLRSSAVRDIHVLIRRGPQHIRFTPAELRQIGELANADVFVHDDGLLAAGVEEPEDRRHRQMLDMLGDWSAAEPAGKPRRIHLRFLRSPVRIIGTGGRVAGVVVERNAIVDGRVVGTGERETLDAGLVVRAIGYDAEPIPGLPFDATTGTVPNVGGRVVRDGEPVPGAYVTGWIKRGPTGVIGTNKADALETVAKLLEDLPGLPDPAHPDPADLRAALTAHGLRPVDWTSWLRLDAEEVRRGGLRGAERVKVAELAEMLDAAHGATKG is encoded by the coding sequence ATGCAGCAGCGACAGGCCCGGGTCGCGGTGATCGGAGCGGGCCCGTCCGGGCTGTACGCCGCCGCCGCGCTGCTGGCCGCCGACATGCCGGTCGGCATCGAGGTGCTGGACCGGTTGCCGGCGCCGTACGGCCTCGTGCGGTACGGCGTGGCGCCCGACCACGTGAAGATGAAGAACGTCATCCGCGTGTTGCAGAAGCCGTTCGACCCTGCCCAGATCGAGTTCTTGGGCGGAGTGCACGTAGGGGACGGCGGGGTGCCGCTCGAGGTACTGAGGCGGCACTTCCACGCGATCGTCCACGCCACCGGCAGCTCGGTGGACCGGGCCCTCGGCATCCCCGGCGAGGAGCTCGCCGGTTCGTTGGGCTCGGGCGCGTTCGTCAGCTGGTACTGCGGCCACCCCGACCACACGAAGCTGCAGCCCCTGCTCGACCATCCGGGCGCCGTCGTGGTCGGAGCGGGCAATGTCGCCCTCGACGTCGCACGGGTGCTGGCGAAGACCGCTGACGAGATGGCCGAGACCGACGTCCCGGACCCGGTGCTCGACGTCCTGCGTTCGAGCGCCGTCCGCGACATCCACGTGCTGATCCGGCGCGGGCCGCAGCACATCCGGTTCACACCCGCTGAGCTGCGCCAGATCGGCGAGCTCGCGAACGCCGACGTGTTCGTGCACGACGACGGCCTGCTGGCCGCGGGTGTCGAGGAGCCGGAGGACCGGCGGCACCGGCAGATGCTCGACATGCTGGGGGACTGGTCCGCGGCCGAGCCCGCCGGCAAGCCGAGGCGGATCCACCTGCGGTTCCTGCGCTCCCCGGTGCGGATCATCGGGACGGGCGGACGCGTCGCGGGCGTGGTCGTCGAGCGCAACGCGATCGTCGACGGCCGAGTGGTGGGTACCGGCGAGCGCGAGACCCTCGACGCCGGGCTGGTCGTGCGGGCGATCGGGTACGACGCCGAGCCGATTCCCGGGCTGCCGTTCGACGCGACCACCGGCACCGTTCCGAACGTGGGCGGGCGTGTGGTGCGTGACGGCGAGCCGGTGCCCGGCGCGTACGTCACCGGCTGGATCAAGCGCGGTCCCACCGGCGTGATCGGCACGAACAAGGCCGACGCGCTGGAGACCGTGGCCAAGCTGCTGGAGGATCTCCCCGGCCTGCCCGACCCCGCGCACCCCGATCCGGCAGACTTGCGCGCGGCACTCACGGCGCACGGGCTGCGACCGGTGGACTGGACGTCGTGGCTGCGGCTCGACGCGGAGGAGGTGCGCCGCGGCGGGCTGCGCGGCGCCGAGCGGGTGAAGGTCGCCGAGCTGGCCGAGATGCTGGATGCGGCGCACGGGGCGACCAAGGGGTGA
- the pcaB gene encoding 3-carboxy-cis,cis-muconate cycloisomerase: MTSALFDPLFGADRVAARLDDASWVAALVAVEVALARAAAEHGVVPAEDADRIEVAAAALQVDPAALGRAAVEGGNPVIPLVRMLRSAAGEAGRSVHPGATSQDVMDTAAVLLVGWAGEVVLDDLRGVADAAADLARRHRDTPMIARTLGQQALPTTFGLVASGWCAGLDRARARLAEVIRSLPVQFGGAAGTLAALHPRGPAVAASLARALRLADAPPWHTERTRIGELAGALAVAAGACAKPATDVVLLSGTELGEVSEAAPGDSSSMPHKRNPIAAVTARAAARRAPGLAAVLLAAADHEHQRAAGPWHAEWQTLAELLRATGGAAARLRASLEGLGVHPDRMAANLALTAEASGPPGHAGELVDRLLAQRG; encoded by the coding sequence ATGACGAGTGCGCTGTTCGACCCGCTGTTCGGGGCCGATCGGGTGGCCGCCCGGCTCGACGACGCCTCGTGGGTGGCTGCGCTCGTCGCGGTCGAGGTGGCGCTGGCGCGGGCCGCGGCCGAGCACGGGGTCGTCCCCGCCGAGGACGCCGACCGGATCGAGGTGGCCGCGGCGGCGCTCCAGGTCGACCCGGCGGCGCTGGGCCGGGCCGCTGTCGAGGGCGGCAACCCGGTGATACCGCTGGTGCGGATGCTCCGCTCGGCGGCAGGGGAGGCCGGGCGCTCGGTGCACCCTGGCGCCACGAGCCAGGACGTGATGGACACCGCGGCCGTGCTGCTCGTCGGCTGGGCGGGCGAGGTCGTGCTCGACGACCTGCGCGGGGTCGCCGACGCCGCGGCCGACCTCGCGCGGAGGCACCGCGACACGCCGATGATCGCCCGCACCCTCGGGCAGCAGGCGCTGCCGACGACGTTCGGGCTGGTCGCCTCGGGCTGGTGCGCGGGGCTGGACCGGGCGCGCGCCCGGCTCGCTGAGGTGATCCGTTCGCTGCCCGTGCAGTTCGGCGGGGCGGCCGGCACGCTGGCCGCCCTGCACCCGCGCGGACCGGCGGTCGCCGCGTCGCTCGCCCGTGCTCTGAGGCTCGCCGACGCCCCGCCGTGGCACACGGAGCGGACCCGGATCGGGGAGCTCGCCGGGGCTCTGGCCGTCGCCGCGGGCGCCTGCGCCAAGCCGGCCACCGACGTGGTGCTGCTCTCCGGCACGGAGCTGGGCGAGGTGTCGGAGGCGGCGCCGGGCGACTCGTCGTCGATGCCGCACAAGCGCAACCCGATCGCGGCCGTCACCGCACGAGCGGCCGCGCGCAGGGCGCCCGGCCTCGCGGCCGTGCTGCTTGCCGCGGCCGACCACGAGCACCAGCGGGCCGCGGGCCCGTGGCACGCCGAGTGGCAGACGCTCGCCGAGCTGCTGCGGGCCACAGGGGGCGCGGCCGCTCGGCTGCGTGCATCCCTCGAAGGGCTCGGGGTGCACCCGGACCGGATGGCCGCGAACCTCGCGCTCACCGCCGAGGCGAGCGGCCCGCCCGGGCACGCGGGGGAGCTGGTCGACCGGTTGCTCGCGCAGCGTGGGTGA